Proteins from a single region of Methanotorris igneus Kol 5:
- a CDS encoding FIST N-terminal domain-containing protein — protein MYYVHKEIEDPYKTGLDMAYEVSNKIKNPSLMILLTSLTKKEDIAELLNGLKSKIDVSKLIGCTTAGEFSEHKFTQNGALLIVFDEYCKMAIEYKKINNNDSKNLGISLAKSVLKKLKNISSRISLDEKLVGFVFFDWNSDSENEIIGGISNVLSGVPIIGGTSGDCFKFEKTFQIYQDKVLENSVVMALGICSKKMDVIYGHGYKPTQYYARVTKAEGNVVYELDGKPAFEVYAKMISDHTKIPYEEIVKKFKPQNFKNLDLALLYPLGVHDTYGNYHIKFLKSVEGNALVLMHKVKEGTFLVMMETTPENTRKSREEAIEKIKNKFKNPIIFVIDCACRWVIENSISGRICRIQTTSGNTLQPPENNSIFQRPSLNIKENLWGQCSVGFLSYGESIIKGTLSYHNTLTFVGLVIDSADERINWKEELKYFEFSDDEVEVISLLIGKKLTAKEMLEKVRISQTKLYQILNELENRGIIRSDEGKPKKFYIDNLKEVLERIHLELENQYHFKKKKRKELLSKL, from the coding sequence GTGTATTACGTCCACAAAGAAATTGAAGATCCGTACAAGACAGGATTAGATATGGCGTATGAAGTGTCTAACAAAATAAAAAATCCATCTCTAATGATTCTATTAACATCACTCACAAAAAAAGAAGATATTGCTGAGTTATTAAATGGGTTAAAATCTAAGATAGATGTTTCAAAGTTGATTGGTTGCACCACTGCTGGAGAATTTTCTGAACATAAATTTACCCAAAATGGGGCATTGTTAATAGTGTTTGATGAATATTGTAAAATGGCTATTGAATATAAGAAAATTAATAATAATGATTCAAAAAATCTTGGAATTTCTTTGGCAAAGAGCGTATTAAAAAAATTAAAGAATATCAGTTCAAGAATCTCGTTAGATGAGAAATTAGTTGGTTTTGTGTTTTTTGATTGGAATTCAGACAGTGAAAATGAAATTATAGGTGGTATAAGTAATGTTTTAAGTGGTGTCCCAATTATTGGAGGCACATCTGGAGATTGTTTTAAGTTTGAGAAGACATTCCAAATATACCAAGATAAGGTCTTAGAAAACTCGGTAGTTATGGCTTTGGGTATATGTTCCAAAAAAATGGATGTTATATACGGACATGGGTATAAACCAACACAATACTATGCGAGAGTTACAAAAGCTGAAGGAAATGTTGTATATGAACTTGATGGAAAACCTGCATTTGAAGTATATGCAAAAATGATAAGTGACCATACGAAAATCCCCTATGAAGAGATCGTTAAAAAATTTAAACCACAAAACTTCAAAAATCTTGATCTTGCCTTGTTGTATCCGTTAGGTGTTCATGACACTTATGGGAACTACCACATAAAATTCTTAAAGAGCGTTGAAGGAAATGCCCTTGTTTTGATGCACAAGGTTAAAGAAGGAACTTTTTTGGTTATGATGGAGACTACCCCAGAAAATACAAGAAAATCTCGAGAAGAAGCCATAGAAAAAATAAAAAACAAATTTAAAAACCCAATAATATTTGTAATTGATTGTGCATGTAGGTGGGTTATAGAAAATTCTATAAGTGGAAGAATTTGTAGGATTCAAACCACAAGCGGAAATACCTTACAGCCCCCTGAAAATAACAGTATTTTTCAGCGGCCATCACTAAATATTAAGGAAAATTTGTGGGGACAGTGTAGTGTTGGATTTTTGAGTTATGGTGAGAGCATAATAAAAGGCACGTTGTCTTACCATAATACTTTAACTTTCGTGGGGTTGGTAATAGATTCGGCTGATGAAAGAATAAATTGGAAAGAAGAGTTAAAATATTTTGAATTTTCGGATGATGAAGTTGAAGTAATTTCTCTGCTTATTGGCAAAAAATTAACAGCAAAGGAAATGTTGGAAAAAGTTCGTATATCCCAAACGAAACTCTATCAAATCCTGAATGAATTGGAAAATAGGGGTATAATACGTTCAGATGAAGGAAAACCAAAAAAATTTTATATTGACAATTTAAAAGAGGTTTTAGAACGAATACACTTAGAGTTGGAAAATCAATATCATTTCAAAAAGAAAAAAAGAAAGGAATTATTATCTAAATTATAA
- a CDS encoding roadblock/LC7 domain-containing protein, with translation MIDRILADLNRTEGIKGSMVVGKDGLVIAAQLPSNIDSELVGAMASAAFGAAERTAAEIGQGKLEQAMIESEFGKTLMTDAGEGILVVLTDAKVNLGLIRISMKRAAEKIKNAF, from the coding sequence ATGATTGATAGAATATTAGCAGATTTAAATAGAACAGAGGGTATAAAAGGTTCTATGGTTGTTGGTAAGGATGGTTTAGTAATCGCAGCCCAACTACCCTCAAACATAGACAGTGAATTAGTTGGTGCTATGGCTTCTGCTGCATTTGGGGCTGCGGAAAGAACTGCTGCAGAGATTGGACAAGGAAAATTAGAGCAAGCAATGATTGAGAGCGAATTTGGAAAAACCTTAATGACTGATGCTGGGGAAGGAATTTTAGTAGTTTTAACTGATGCAAAAGTAAATTTGGGGTTAATTAGGATATCTATGAAAAGAGCAGCTGAAAAAATCAAAAATGCATTTTAA
- a CDS encoding GTP-binding protein — protein MSKEKRKNEIKVVVVGSSDVGKTTLMENLIGKIGKVEYKGTTVAIDYGSIEINNKKIHFFGTPGQKRFEFMRDIALNGADFVVLVIDATVSLGGVDREIIDALKNKGIPYLIFINKTDLVEKSKIEEIKNELKSLNVDILEGSALNREGIDKIVGCILSQVN, from the coding sequence ATGTCAAAAGAAAAAAGAAAAAATGAAATAAAAGTTGTTGTAGTAGGTTCAAGTGATGTCGGGAAAACAACACTGATGGAAAATCTTATAGGGAAGATTGGTAAGGTTGAGTATAAAGGAACAACAGTAGCAATTGATTATGGGTCTATTGAGATAAATAATAAGAAAATTCATTTCTTTGGAACTCCCGGTCAGAAGAGATTTGAGTTCATGAGGGATATAGCTTTGAATGGAGCAGATTTTGTTGTGCTTGTTATTGATGCCACAGTTAGTTTGGGGGGTGTTGATAGAGAGATTATAGACGCATTAAAAAATAAGGGCATTCCATATCTAATATTTATAAATAAAACGGACCTCGTGGAGAAATCAAAAATAGAAGAAATAAAGAATGAATTAAAATCCTTAAATGTGGATATTCTTGAAGGCTCTGCATTAAATAGGGAAGGCATTGATAAAATTGTAGGTTGTATTTTATCGCAAGTTAATTAA
- a CDS encoding H(2)-dependent methylenetetrahydromethanopterin dehydrogenase-related protein, with protein MKVAVYGAGNQELYVNKLRLPETYGGAPPYGGSRMAIEFAKAGHEVYLAEPNRNMLTDEMWKVVEDAGVKVVSDDIEAAKNAEIAILFTPFGKKTFQIAKNILPYLPQNAVIANTCTVSPIVLYSMLEVDLRTKRKDVGITSMHPAAVPGTPQHGHYVISGKATDGTCYATEEQVNKCVELAESAGKKAYVVPADVSSTVADMGSLVTAVALAGVLDYYTVGKKIINAPEKMIEKQIIMTLQTMASLVETSGVKGLLKALNPELLIRSASSMHLLKDQKDLDAALEILSNLNDDLKKEMENAEIKPTTLVAAQSLVKELETLMGGAAAKGAIKRSMRKLFE; from the coding sequence ATGAAAGTGGCTGTATATGGAGCAGGAAATCAGGAGTTATATGTGAATAAGTTACGTTTGCCTGAAACTTATGGGGGGGCTCCACCTTACGGTGGCAGTAGAATGGCTATTGAGTTTGCCAAAGCGGGACACGAAGTTTATTTGGCAGAACCAAATAGAAATATGCTTACAGATGAAATGTGGAAAGTTGTTGAAGATGCAGGAGTTAAAGTTGTTTCAGATGATATTGAAGCTGCAAAAAATGCGGAAATTGCAATACTTTTCACACCATTTGGTAAAAAGACTTTTCAAATAGCTAAGAATATTCTCCCCTACCTACCACAAAATGCAGTAATTGCGAATACATGTACAGTTTCTCCTATTGTTTTATATTCTATGTTGGAAGTTGATTTAAGGACAAAAAGAAAGGATGTTGGTATTACATCAATGCACCCAGCAGCAGTTCCAGGAACTCCTCAACATGGACACTATGTTATAAGTGGGAAGGCAACTGATGGAACATGCTATGCCACAGAAGAGCAGGTAAATAAATGTGTCGAGTTGGCAGAAAGTGCAGGCAAAAAGGCTTATGTTGTTCCAGCGGATGTTTCATCAACTGTTGCTGATATGGGATCTCTCGTTACAGCCGTTGCTCTTGCAGGAGTTTTGGATTACTATACAGTTGGTAAGAAAATCATAAATGCTCCAGAAAAAATGATAGAAAAGCAGATCATTATGACATTGCAAACTATGGCTTCCCTTGTTGAAACTTCAGGGGTAAAAGGATTGCTAAAAGCTCTAAATCCAGAGTTATTGATAAGATCAGCTTCATCAATGCATCTATTAAAAGATCAAAAGGACTTAGATGCTGCATTGGAAATATTATCTAATTTAAATGATGATTTGAAAAAAGAAATGGAAAATGCTGAGATAAAACCAACAACATTGGTCGCTGCACAGTCCCTTGTTAAAGAACTTGAGACGTTAATGGGTGGGGCTGCAGCAAAAGGAGCAATTAAAAGGAGTATGAGAAAACTTTTTGAATAA
- a CDS encoding MinD/ParA family ATP-binding protein, translated as MRLGFYNLQGGTGKTTVAINLAYYLSEKAKTIYIDCDLYAGTSGILFGYENDPHNLNSYLSGNSSLDEVIHTYNNLAIIPSDVSPDAFNADMDFERFAEMVDILEETYDIIIFDLPPNITEGNLLFSSIDKKLINKMIIVGEDSIPGIVNTLKTQELLTAIGIGVTGTIINKYRGIVDFEDILDNVIALLPYDKKVEEQWALNKPVVEIKSKFGRELIYLAEDLAHVYIEKDLAAMRALKLAKELMGLAEDEE; from the coding sequence ATGAGATTAGGTTTTTATAATTTGCAAGGAGGAACTGGAAAGACCACAGTAGCTATTAATCTTGCGTACTATCTCAGCGAAAAAGCAAAAACAATCTATATAGATTGTGATTTATACGCAGGAACAAGCGGAATTTTGTTTGGATATGAAAATGACCCTCACAACCTAAATTCATACCTTTCAGGTAACAGTAGTTTGGATGAGGTAATCCACACCTACAACAATTTAGCCATAATCCCTAGTGATGTATCGCCAGATGCATTCAATGCAGATATGGACTTTGAAAGGTTCGCAGAGATGGTTGATATCCTTGAGGAGACCTACGATATAATAATATTTGACTTGCCTCCAAACATTACAGAAGGAAATCTTCTTTTCTCATCAATTGATAAAAAACTCATAAACAAGATGATAATTGTTGGTGAAGATAGCATTCCAGGAATTGTCAATACTCTAAAGACACAGGAATTATTGACGGCTATAGGCATAGGAGTTACAGGAACCATCATCAATAAATACAGGGGAATTGTTGATTTTGAAGATATTTTAGATAATGTCATTGCCCTTCTTCCATACGATAAAAAGGTTGAGGAACAGTGGGCTCTCAACAAGCCAGTTGTGGAAATTAAATCTAAGTTTGGTAGAGAGTTGATTTACTTAGCAGAGGATTTAGCACATGTTTACATAGAAAAAGATTTAGCTGCAATGAGGGCTCTAAAACTTGCCAAAGAATTGATGGGATTAGCAGAAGATGAAGAATAA
- the hisF gene encoding imidazole glycerol phosphate synthase subunit HisF, with amino-acid sequence MLTKRIIPCLDIKDGRVVKGTKFLNLRDAGDPVELSKIYDEQGADEIVFLDITASYEKRDILIDLVERTAEQVFIPLTVGGGVKSVDDFRRILRAGADKISVNTAAVKNPNLVKEAADIFGSQCVVVAIDAKRHYVSEEDLDKEENQDKYIVKTENGYCWFEVYIYGGRKATGIDAVKWAKKVEELGAGEILLTSMDADGTKNGYDLMLTKAISENTKLPVIASGGCGNAQHVYEAFEYGRADAALMASILHYREYTVEEIKLYLKERGIPVRL; translated from the coding sequence ATGCTAACAAAAAGAATAATCCCATGCTTAGATATTAAGGATGGACGAGTTGTTAAAGGGACAAAATTTTTAAATTTGAGGGATGCTGGAGATCCTGTTGAGTTATCAAAGATTTACGATGAGCAGGGGGCAGATGAGATTGTTTTTTTAGACATTACTGCCTCTTATGAAAAGAGAGATATTTTAATTGATTTGGTTGAGAGAACTGCTGAGCAAGTATTTATCCCTCTAACAGTTGGAGGCGGAGTTAAATCAGTAGATGATTTTAGGAGAATTTTAAGAGCTGGGGCAGATAAGATATCAGTAAACACTGCTGCTGTAAAAAATCCTAACTTAGTAAAGGAAGCAGCAGATATTTTTGGTTCTCAATGTGTTGTTGTTGCAATAGACGCTAAAAGACATTACGTAAGTGAGGAAGATTTGGATAAGGAAGAAAATCAGGACAAATACATTGTTAAAACAGAAAATGGATACTGTTGGTTTGAAGTTTATATTTATGGAGGAAGGAAGGCAACAGGAATAGACGCAGTTAAATGGGCAAAAAAAGTTGAAGAGTTAGGGGCTGGGGAAATATTATTAACAAGTATGGACGCAGATGGAACAAAAAATGGATATGACTTAATGTTAACAAAAGCAATATCAGAAAATACCAAACTCCCAGTAATAGCAAGTGGTGGTTGTGGAAATGCTCAGCATGTTTATGAGGCATTTGAGTATGGGAGAGCAGATGCTGCATTAATGGCGAGTATTTTGCATTATAGGGAATATACGGTTGAAGAAATAAAACTTTACTTAAAAGAGAGAGGCATCCCTGTCAGGTTGTAA
- a CDS encoding (5-formylfuran-3-yl)methyl phosphate synthase, with amino-acid sequence MLLLVSPKDVNEAIEAIEGGADIIDVKNPVEGSLGANFPWVIKEIREVTPKNLLVSATIGDVPYKPGTAALAAMGAAISGADYIKVGLYGTKSYNQAVDLMKKVVKAVKDIDENKIVVAAGYADAYRVGAVEPLVIPKVARDSGCDVAMLDTAIKDGKTLFDHLDKETLREFVEETHRYGLKCALAGSIKKEHIPILKEIGCDIVGVRGAACTKGDRNEGRIERELVKELVELCRQ; translated from the coding sequence ATGCTTTTATTAGTAAGTCCTAAGGATGTAAATGAGGCAATTGAGGCGATAGAAGGAGGAGCAGACATAATAGATGTAAAAAATCCAGTAGAGGGTTCCCTTGGAGCAAATTTCCCATGGGTAATTAAAGAGATTAGAGAAGTTACTCCAAAAAACCTACTTGTGAGTGCAACAATAGGGGACGTCCCATACAAGCCAGGAACTGCTGCCCTTGCTGCAATGGGTGCTGCAATAAGCGGGGCAGATTATATAAAAGTTGGTTTATATGGAACAAAATCTTACAATCAGGCAGTTGATTTAATGAAAAAAGTTGTTAAAGCGGTTAAAGATATTGACGAAAATAAAATTGTTGTTGCAGCAGGATATGCTGATGCTTATAGAGTTGGTGCTGTTGAACCCCTCGTTATCCCAAAGGTTGCAAGGGATAGCGGTTGCGATGTTGCTATGTTAGATACTGCAATTAAAGATGGAAAAACATTATTTGACCATTTAGACAAAGAAACTTTAAGAGAGTTTGTTGAAGAGACCCATAGGTATGGATTAAAGTGTGCTTTAGCAGGTTCAATAAAGAAAGAACATATTCCAATATTAAAAGAGATTGGATGTGACATTGTTGGTGTTAGGGGAGCAGCATGCACAAAAGGAGATAGGAATGAGGGTAGAATTGAGAGAGAATTAGTCAAAGAGTTAGTTGAACTCTGCAGACAATAA
- a CDS encoding DJ-1/PfpI/YhbO family deglycase/protease yields MRGLIFLSILLLATICGCVEKKITNETEDDTVSVLIVIAPKDFRDEELFEPLQIFKENGFNVEVVSTTRGEHVGMLGGKITTTKTIDEVNAKDYDAIVIVGGIGSKEYLWDNVELQELVKEFYNDGKVVSAICLSPVVLARAGILKDKEATVYAAKEAIKELEKHGATYVDKGVVVDGNIVTAKNPNYAKDFGLEIVKLLKK; encoded by the coding sequence ATGAGGGGGCTAATCTTTTTGTCGATTCTTTTATTGGCAACTATATGCGGATGTGTGGAAAAGAAAATAACAAACGAAACTGAGGATGATACTGTGAGTGTTTTAATTGTAATAGCACCAAAAGATTTTAGAGATGAGGAGTTATTTGAACCTTTGCAAATATTTAAAGAGAATGGGTTTAATGTTGAGGTTGTCTCAACAACAAGAGGAGAACACGTAGGGATGCTTGGGGGTAAGATAACAACAACCAAAACCATAGATGAGGTTAATGCAAAGGACTATGATGCTATAGTAATTGTTGGGGGAATTGGTTCTAAAGAATACCTCTGGGATAATGTTGAGTTGCAGGAACTTGTTAAAGAATTCTACAATGATGGCAAAGTCGTTTCTGCCATCTGCTTATCTCCAGTAGTTTTAGCAAGGGCGGGGATTTTAAAGGATAAGGAGGCAACAGTATATGCAGCAAAAGAAGCAATTAAAGAACTTGAAAAACATGGGGCAACCTATGTCGATAAAGGTGTTGTTGTGGATGGAAATATCGTAACTGCAAAAAACCCTAACTACGCTAAGGATTTTGGGTTAGAGATTGTGAAATTACTCAAAAAATAA
- a CDS encoding UPF0146 family protein gives MNENVIFEFIFNYAKNNNYKKIVEIGVGFNINIAKKLHEFFDVCVVDINRNAIENAKKEGLNGFVDNVFSPNLSIYTNTDLIYSIRPPRDLQLFILDIAKKINADLIIRPLSNEFPVDLKLKNYNGEIFYVLK, from the coding sequence ATGAATGAAAATGTTATTTTTGAGTTTATTTTTAACTATGCAAAAAATAACAACTATAAAAAGATTGTTGAGATTGGTGTAGGATTCAATATCAATATTGCCAAAAAACTACATGAGTTTTTTGATGTTTGTGTTGTTGATATAAATAGAAATGCCATAGAAAATGCAAAAAAAGAAGGATTAAATGGATTTGTTGATAATGTATTTAGCCCAAATTTATCCATTTATACAAATACTGATTTGATATATTCAATAAGACCTCCAAGGGACTTACAGTTGTTTATTTTGGATATTGCAAAAAAGATAAACGCTGATTTAATAATTAGACCTCTATCAAATGAGTTCCCAGTTGACTTAAAGTTAAAAAATTATAATGGAGAAATTTTTTATGTTCTGAAATAA
- a CDS encoding 4Fe-4S binding protein: MKRDQNEVDEFYKFLKTKSILKLIIKNLFGKKTEFLDTNKRTEKPHLDNCIGCGLCIDVCPTNAIEIFKFREIICSCCGVCVEVCPNNAIEKDRFTINAEKCTKCGYCVLFCSIPYIKNEIPKPKTPVITSECNKCMLCIKKCENKAIEFKDNKIIIDEEKCKNCLKCVEFCPMKAILSPEESINSCIVKVDINSCIFCKECVEVCPLKK, translated from the coding sequence ATGAAGAGAGACCAGAATGAAGTTGATGAATTTTACAAATTTTTAAAAACAAAGAGTATCTTAAAACTTATTATAAAAAATTTATTTGGAAAAAAGACAGAGTTTTTAGATACCAATAAAAGAACGGAAAAACCTCACTTAGATAATTGTATAGGTTGCGGATTGTGTATAGACGTTTGTCCAACAAATGCAATAGAAATTTTCAAATTTAGGGAAATTATATGCTCATGTTGTGGGGTATGTGTAGAGGTTTGCCCAAACAACGCTATAGAAAAGGATAGGTTCACAATTAATGCAGAGAAATGCACCAAATGCGGTTACTGTGTTCTATTTTGTTCAATTCCCTACATAAAAAATGAAATCCCAAAACCAAAAACGCCTGTTATAACATCCGAATGCAACAAATGCATGCTTTGCATTAAAAAATGTGAAAATAAAGCAATAGAGTTTAAGGACAACAAAATTATTATTGATGAAGAAAAATGCAAGAATTGTCTAAAATGTGTTGAGTTTTGTCCAATGAAAGCCATCTTATCACCAGAAGAGTCCATTAACTCCTGCATTGTTAAGGTTGACATAAACTCATGTATATTCTGCAAGGAATGCGTGGAAGTATGTCCACTAAAAAAGTAG
- a CDS encoding DUF434 domain-containing protein codes for MSTKKVDERIIEEAKKDFKYLIDRGYRKEYALNVVCNHYRIPKNERIKIIRTVHSEEEIKIIKSKLISIEDLKKLKSKEIEINIDGYNVLIGVEAFLKGRVILCDDGIYRDFEGVYGKYKMSEYTEKSLNLLLKLFKKHNIKPTFYFDAQVSKSGELSKMTKNFMEENNINGDAICTKHCDKTLKEKEVVATSDTIIIKSPKVRYVVDLIKELKVVK; via the coding sequence ATGTCCACTAAAAAAGTAGATGAAAGAATTATTGAAGAAGCAAAAAAGGACTTCAAGTATCTAATAGATAGGGGTTATAGAAAAGAATATGCATTAAATGTCGTATGCAACCACTACAGAATCCCAAAAAATGAAAGGATAAAAATCATTAGAACTGTCCATAGTGAAGAAGAGATAAAAATCATAAAATCTAAGTTAATATCCATTGAGGATTTAAAGAAATTAAAGAGCAAAGAAATAGAAATAAACATTGACGGATATAACGTTTTAATTGGAGTTGAGGCATTTTTAAAGGGAAGAGTTATTTTATGTGATGATGGTATTTATAGGGACTTTGAGGGCGTGTATGGAAAGTATAAGATGAGTGAATACACTGAAAAATCTCTCAATTTATTGCTAAAGTTATTCAAGAAACATAATATAAAACCTACATTTTATTTTGATGCCCAAGTTTCTAAAAGTGGAGAGTTGTCTAAGATGACTAAAAATTTTATGGAAGAGAACAATATTAATGGAGATGCAATCTGCACAAAGCATTGCGACAAAACTTTAAAAGAAAAAGAAGTTGTTGCTACGAGTGATACTATAATTATAAAAAGCCCCAAAGTTAGATATGTTGTTGATTTGATAAAAGAATTAAAGGTGGTTAAATGA
- the argC gene encoding N-acetyl-gamma-glutamyl-phosphate reductase, with the protein MITASIIGGTGYTGGELLRLLAGHPHVEVEYVTSRKEAGKKITKIHPHLKGIKKFENLEFMDVDVDKIDSDVVFCATPHGASMKIVPQLIEKGLKVIDLSGDYRFEDIKVYEEWYGLKHIGVLEGVKIAYGLPELHRDEIKDAQLVANPGCFPTGAILAVAPLVKEGIIEERIIIDSKTGVSGAGVNPTETTHFPNVNEDISPYKITTHRHTPEIEKELKKLGNAKVSFTPHLAPLTRGILTTAHTFIREDVKREDIIELYKKFYKNEPFIRIFDDGKVSLTAVRGTNFCDIGGFEIDRNGRLVIISAIDNLVKGASGQAIQNMNIMFGFEETLSLLFGGLRP; encoded by the coding sequence ATGATAACTGCATCAATAATTGGAGGTACTGGATATACTGGGGGAGAACTGTTGAGGTTATTAGCAGGGCATCCACATGTAGAGGTGGAATATGTTACATCAAGAAAAGAGGCAGGTAAAAAAATAACAAAGATACACCCTCACTTAAAAGGCATAAAAAAATTTGAAAACTTGGAGTTTATGGATGTTGATGTTGATAAAATAGATTCTGATGTTGTATTCTGTGCAACTCCCCATGGAGCATCAATGAAAATTGTCCCTCAACTAATTGAGAAGGGTTTAAAGGTTATTGATTTAAGTGGAGATTATAGGTTTGAGGATATAAAGGTTTATGAGGAATGGTATGGATTAAAGCATATTGGTGTTTTAGAGGGAGTTAAAATTGCCTACGGATTACCTGAATTACATAGAGATGAGATAAAAGATGCTCAACTCGTTGCAAACCCAGGATGTTTCCCAACTGGGGCAATATTGGCAGTGGCTCCATTGGTTAAAGAGGGGATTATTGAGGAGAGAATCATAATCGACTCAAAGACAGGAGTTAGTGGAGCAGGGGTTAATCCAACAGAAACAACACATTTCCCAAATGTCAATGAGGACATCAGTCCATATAAAATAACCACACACAGACACACACCAGAAATAGAGAAGGAATTGAAAAAATTGGGTAACGCAAAGGTTTCCTTCACCCCCCATCTTGCTCCTTTAACAAGAGGAATTCTAACAACAGCCCACACATTTATAAGAGAAGATGTGAAAAGAGAAGATATTATTGAGTTGTATAAAAAATTCTATAAAAATGAGCCATTCATAAGAATTTTTGATGATGGAAAGGTTTCTTTAACCGCTGTTAGAGGAACAAACTTCTGCGATATTGGTGGATTTGAAATAGATAGAAATGGAAGGTTGGTAATAATATCAGCAATAGACAACTTGGTTAAAGGAGCAAGTGGACAGGCAATTCAAAATATGAATATAATGTTTGGATTTGAAGAAACATTGAGTCTATTGTTTGGAGGTCTTAGACCATAA
- the cofC gene encoding 2-phospho-L-lactate guanylyltransferase codes for MIAVIPVSPLNSAKSRLSEFLTGEERKLLLMNMIMDVYNALEDLEVCLISKDDEILNFSKELGLIPLKERGKGLNNAIKQAINAVEDEEVIVVPADIPLIKKYHIKEVISKSKKNSIVISPSRGGGTNLLLLNPKDIIEPKYEGFSFLKHIDEAKKRNVEVIVYDSFLISIDVNTPEDLGEVFIHGEGTHTYKYLKSLGIEVLPKHSSAGRFIIKR; via the coding sequence ATGATAGCAGTGATTCCAGTGTCTCCACTGAATTCAGCAAAGTCAAGGCTCTCAGAATTCTTAACAGGAGAAGAAAGAAAATTGCTTTTAATGAACATGATAATGGATGTTTATAATGCTTTAGAGGATTTGGAAGTGTGCTTAATTAGTAAAGATGATGAAATCTTGAATTTTTCAAAAGAACTTGGATTGATTCCTCTAAAAGAAAGGGGAAAGGGATTAAATAATGCAATAAAGCAGGCAATTAATGCAGTGGAGGATGAGGAAGTTATAGTAGTTCCAGCAGATATTCCATTAATAAAAAAATATCATATAAAGGAAGTTATATCAAAATCAAAAAAGAATTCTATTGTTATTAGCCCTTCAAGAGGAGGAGGAACCAATTTACTATTGTTGAACCCAAAAGATATAATTGAACCAAAATATGAAGGTTTTAGTTTTTTAAAACATATCGATGAAGCAAAAAAGAGGAATGTTGAAGTTATAGTTTACGATTCGTTTTTAATTTCCATTGATGTAAATACCCCAGAAGATTTAGGGGAAGTTTTTATCCATGGGGAAGGAACGCATACCTACAAATACTTAAAATCGTTAGGTATAGAAGTTTTACCAAAACACTCTTCTGCGGGTAGATTTATTATTAAAAGATAA
- a CDS encoding MBL fold metallo-hydrolase, whose translation MIYKLNGVYYDANSYLIVGKKNILIDPGTPGNFEFLKNQIEEIVKDIDLVINTHCHYDHAGSDYLFEEYFDAPTIIHDSEVEHLKNGDKVTVSWLFNATFNPPKEIIPISEVKDELNKVGIEVIYTPGHTKGSISLVVEDKMITGDTLFAYGVGRWDLPTGDLAELRASIEKLERIAYQKGIAQIYPGHGEVGDLGAFGRAKMFI comes from the coding sequence ATGATATATAAACTCAATGGTGTCTACTATGATGCAAATTCCTATTTAATTGTTGGAAAAAAGAACATCTTAATCGATCCAGGAACACCAGGAAACTTTGAATTTTTAAAAAATCAAATAGAGGAAATTGTAAAGGATATTGATTTGGTAATAAACACACACTGTCATTATGACCATGCGGGAAGTGATTATCTATTTGAGGAGTATTTTGATGCTCCAACAATCATCCACGATTCAGAAGTTGAGCATTTAAAAAATGGGGATAAGGTTACGGTTTCATGGCTTTTTAATGCGACTTTTAATCCCCCAAAGGAAATTATCCCAATCAGTGAAGTTAAGGATGAGTTGAATAAGGTTGGAATTGAGGTTATATACACCCCTGGACACACAAAGGGTAGTATCTCATTAGTAGTTGAGGACAAGATGATTACTGGAGATACCTTGTTTGCGTATGGTGTTGGAAGATGGGATTTGCCAACTGGAGATTTGGCTGAGTTGAGGGCTTCTATTGAAAAACTTGAGAGAATTGCATATCAAAAGGGAATTGCTCAAATCTATCCAGGACACGGTGAAGTTGGGGATTTAGGAGCTTTTGGTAGGGCAAAAATGTTTATTTAA